The Toxotes jaculatrix isolate fToxJac2 chromosome 14, fToxJac2.pri, whole genome shotgun sequence genomic interval CCTTGGCACGACTGGGAGCTAAACGTGTCCTCTGTAGAAGATCCACTGCAACACAGAGATGGACCATTAGACTACAGTATTACTGAGAGCgaacaaacagcaaaaacataggctggttaaaatattattaGCATAACTTACTTTTCTCTTGACATGCACACtaaacatttcagaaatgactctgtgatttaaatatttcaccCATGACAAGGCCCAATTTCAAGATCACAGATATGTAGTCAGGAAGTATTTGTTTCCAAACAGTGATcctcatttattcatttgtattCTTACCACCTATCCTCTCAGTGTCATAGTAGATATACTTGACAGACAGTGGGGTGAACATCACACCAACTGTCTTTCCTGGGACTCCCATCTGTGCACTGTgtgggagaaaaacacaaatacattcaaACACACCCACTCTCAGTGTGCAGTggatcacacaaacaaagagtCACTGACAGCAAGATCAGCCAACCTGACGTAAGCGCGGATGTTCATCTTGCCACTCTGCAGTGCTGTGTCCGCAGTCAGGTGAATGGGGTTGGAGGCCTCACGGCTGTAGTACTCATGAATGAGCACAGAGTGTTCTGTGATGTCAAAGCCTGTGGCATACCTGTGAGGAAAGATGTCACTGCTGTGAGAAAGGTGTTGTCATTTCACATTTCCATCGTTGAAATTCCAAACCTGATCTACTGACGCACCAGCCGATGATGACCTCAGTGGGTGAAACCCTCTTGTGGAGCTCGTACATGTTCTTGGCGAACTCCATGTCCACAGCCACCTGTAGACAAAGAGGATAAATTTTACACATGGCCActtctttgaaaataaaaaaaaaaactcttttacAGTATGCAATAAGAGGCAGTCATCTAGGTTTAAAAATGCTGGTAATAAGCTCAACAATGTTCAGGACAACTGGTGCTGTTTTACATGCAGAGGGCAGTCACAATAAATGTTACTATAATTTAGGATTTTTTCTGTATGAAGTTAACTAATGAATACAAACCATTCATGGGATTATTTTCAAAAGCATGGTCACATTTATAGTGACTATAACTTTATATTGTATTGACCTTCTGTGAGGCAAGCTCCTGCCATCCATTAACATGCTGACGTCTTGCATTGTAACGTTTGTCTATATGTAACGTTTATCTGCTGCATGCACCATGTGGAGAATATTACCATggacagaaataataaaaatgggTCCAAGTTTTTGTAAACGTGTAATTTAGAAGATACTATTAATATTGTTCAATTTCTTATCTCCCTCTTGGGACCCATTTAGTATTAGTGAGTGACGCCCAACAGAATATCAACGTTAATTCATCAACACAAAACACGTTAATATCATACTGAGAATAAGTTATTTCAACAACGCACCTCATCCTCAGACTCATTGTGGGGGACAGAGAAGCAGTTGGTCACCTCGATAGAGTGCTTGTCAATGGTACCTGAGACGGACAAATGTAGattagcattattattattatttagccGCCTTCCCgttgttagctagctagctaccCAACAGACTAAAATCATGACGAACCATCGGCACGGAGTAACATAAACGTTAATAACAACGTTCAGCCCTGGTTGCTACATGTCTAAACTGTCAAGAAATCATGAGGCTAGATAACTTGGCTAGCTTGATTTGGGTGTTTTCGTCTACATTATCACTTTGAACGGACAGCCAGCTGTTACGAGTGATGCTGCTAGCTGTTCGGCTGGCTAACAG includes:
- the eif3f gene encoding eukaryotic translation initiation factor 3 subunit F gives rise to the protein MSVFGPVVKIHPVVLASICDSYERRNEGASRVIGTLLGTIDKHSIEVTNCFSVPHNESEDEVAVDMEFAKNMYELHKRVSPTEVIIGWYATGFDITEHSVLIHEYYSREASNPIHLTADTALQSGKMNIRAYVSAQMGVPGKTVGVMFTPLSVKYIYYDTERIGVDLLQRTRLAPSRAKGLTSDLSQVAGSAARIQDMLTTMLAYIEDVLSGKVTADNSVGRFLMDLVNKVPTISAEDFENMLNSNINDLLMVTYLSNLTQAQIALNEKLVLL